The Brassica oleracea var. oleracea cultivar TO1000 chromosome C6, BOL, whole genome shotgun sequence genomic interval GTCCAGGTGTAGCAAGGACCAACCTGAGCTAAGTCCACCATATCGCACTTGAGAACAACATTCTGGAAATCCCGAATCGAGCTCCTATCCAAATGGGTCTCCATGAACCTGGAATGTTCCTGCTCAGTTAAGGCCACATTAAAATCCCCTTGAATGATCCAAGGGTTTTGATCTCCTGCTACAGACCTCGAAACCAACTCCATTTCATTCCACATCTCCCTTCTTTCTATAGCACAATTCGATGCGTAGATGAAGGAACAAATAAAAGTATCCCCTGTGGCCTTATACCGTACCCAAAGAGTAATCATTTGGGCACTAGTCAAAACATGACAAATCTCCACTTCCTCAGACCAAACTACCCAAATCCTACCAAGACGATGGTGAGAATAGTTGTGAATGTAGCTCCAGCCCGGGAAAGTGGCATCAAAAACTTCCTGAAAATTATCTTCCTGAACTCTTGTCTCCAACAAACAACCTAGAGACAATTTCGCAGCCTTAACCCAATACTTGACTGCCTTTTGTTTGCGTGGCATATTGAACTCACGTTCCAAGCAAAGATCGACGACATCAGTGCTTCCGGAAGGAAGCTTTCTTGTTGTTCGTATTAACCTTCTGTTGCTGAGTTACTGCTTGCACCAAGTCACGGGAGTTCACAATTAATTTTTTTGGCCCCTTACCCCGTGACCGTTGGGATGAGGTCTGCTTGGTAGCAACTACGGAAGGCTTGATGATGAGATATTTTGCAGCTCCAACTTCCTCCACCAAATTATCTAACTCATCAACACGATCCTCAACATGTTCCTCATCAATTTCACCTTCTTCTCGTACGTCTTGCAGCAACAGAAACCTATTAGGCGAGATGCAACCACTGTCATTGCTTGCCACGATAGGAGGTGAATGATCGAGACTGTCCCCAGAGATCGCTGGTCCCTGCGCAACCTTCTCCCGAGAGCTCTGTGGCTGATTCACACTAACATTCAGCAAGTTCTCTCTCACTGTGACAGATTGAAGTTCCTCTAACAGCTTTGCTACCATCTCAGTTCCTGATTTTTCTGCAACTTCTTTGTCTGGAAACCCTTCCAGCTCTACCTTATCATTTCCAACCTCTGATGCCTTTACTTCAACTTGCCTCTCCTTAACAAACTTACAGTCCTTACCGACATGTCCCCACTTGGAACAAGACACACAGCGTGGGGGCAGCCACAGGTAGCTTACCGAAACCAGAACATCCTCACCATCTTTGCCTTTGAAACTAATCTTGTTTGGAAGCGGCTTCGTCAGATCCACTTCCACCAGCAACCTTGCAACATCCATACGAATACAATGTTGTGTATTTGGGTGAAGTTTGATAAACTTTCCCGAAGTACGAGCAAGAAACCTCAACCCTCTTTCTGAGTAGAGATACCCAGGAACATTCAATAGATCAACCCACAGCGGCATAGCTGAAAGGTCCGGTGGAGCCGAAGCTGTTTCCGGATTCCATTCACCTACCATCAGTGGAAAATCTCCTATATGCCAGAACTTCCTCTTGAGAACCCTACTACGCACACCCGCATCCTCAATTCGAAACAGCACTGTTGTCTTGCCAATGAACTGCACATCGATCCTATTGTTTTTGCCTTGTAGCGCCCAAATCCTGTTAACTGTAGCATGAATCGAGCCAATGTGAGGCGCATCATTCATGAAATACCCAGCGATGAAACACTTCCACAGAGGATTACGCTCTTCCATAAGCTCCACTGGAATCGCAAGCTCTGCAATCCCATCTTTAATCACAAACCCAGTCTCTTCCACCGGAAGAGGAACAACATTGGAGACAACCTCCGAGAACGTACTTATCACACCAGTCTTCGCTGGAGACGATGTCGGATCAATTCCAGACTTCTCCTGATCCAACAGAGGGGAGTCGCCTTTCAGAGCCTGAGCTGGTGTCGGGGAACCCTCCTGGAGAGCCTCGCCGTCGCCGTCGTTTGCAGGAGAGTTGCTATCGCCATCGCCGTCGTGAGACATTAGGTTATTTAGTTTTAGGCTTTAGTGAAATAGAGTTTGCATCTTACACAATATTGTTTGCAACTTCGCATGCAGACTTTATAATTAATTCACAATTTCAATGAGATGGTGTTAATCTTAAATCAGCAGTTGTTGTGAAATGGTGGTGAATTATTTTTATAATTTTTTGTTGAAGTTTAACATATGAAATAACAAGATGTTTAGGAGTATTATTTTGACTATTGAGAATATTTTGTCTAAGGATACTTTTAAAGTTATTAATTACAAAATTAGATACATTCAGCTTGAGACGCACTTTTTAAATTTTTTAACTAAATTCCTAACTTCTCACTATTTAAATTTTTTAATATTTTCTAGTTGTTGAAAATCAACATTATGTCTTATTCATCTCTTCTCTCTTTCTTTCTCTAACTTTTTTCTCTTTAAATCCTAACTTCATTTCACCACAACAATTTATTAACTCTAAAATCTGCACTATCTTCATTAACATTATGCTTAATAGTACACTATAGAATTGTGATTGACTGAATCTCTTAATGGGTGTATATTTAGGACTAGTGTGAATTGCGATTTGTATATTTTGATGTGTTCATTAATATGTATGTTAAATTTCAAAGGAATGGTTTAAATATTAATGATTGTAAAATGTTTGATGAAATGCCTCAACGAAAATTGAATTCTATATAATTTGATTCAATCAATAAAAATTCACATTTAACAATAGTTAAAGTTTATCTTGTATTGCCACTAAATCTAATGGTTATGTAATTTTTTTAACCAATGTTACTTCAGAAACCATTTGTAATTTGAATGTATGAAATTATGAATGCCCAAGAAAAATATGTCCACATGAAATTGTCTACATGGTTACATGCACTAATCCAATCTTGTAATGTTTTTGATTTGTTTTCGGCTTAACTAGCTGGAATATCCATTGTTTTAATGTTTTTGCTTTGTAGTTCTGAAAATTGTATTACTATTCCATTAAATTCTTTTAATATGTTTGAAGAAAATCAATCATCAGAAATATGGAGATCCAAAAATATCTCCACCTTTTATGTTCTATTATAAATTCATTTTATAGAAATAAAAATAATTTTTCAAAAAATTTGGTCCACAAAAACTTAAATCAAACCCACAATTGCCAACCGCAATCATATCTACCAAGATCACATTCACAAAAATTACTTTCTTACGTGTTAACTATCTAGTAAAATAAGTGTGTGATATTAATATGTAATATGGTAATTTGATGAGTGCATATTTGTGTATTTTGCACATTTTTTATGAATTCTCCATTTTCTTATCTTGTTTAATAATTTAATGTTTAGATGGAGAGACATCAACTTGATAAAATTGAAAAGCAAATATCGTAAGCATGTGTCCACAATTCACTCATCCATAACTCCTCCATCTACAAATTCTACTCCCAAAACTCACCCAAAAATATTCTCGCCAAAACTATCTCCACACATGATAATTATTTGGTTACATAAATATATAATATTCTACATATATCTTGACCAAACTGATACTAACTAACAAATTTTGTCAATGATCATGTATATCCATCAAAAACTTATCAAGAAAACTCTTATTTGTATATCACCAACGTATCTACAAAAACGTTGACCACTAATAGACTCTCCGCTATGTGAATACGTGCACCAAACTATTTTTTTAAATATCCAATATAAATACATGGATATCAAAATAAATAAATTTTTTTTATACATATTTGTGTATATTGCAGTATGAAATAATGATGAACAAAATATGTTAGGGTGTATATAAACAACCAACTTATGCATACCATTAAGTGTTAGCTAAAGCTATTACATTTAGTTGCTTCTCAATTATTTATCAATGGGTTCTCATCATAAGAAAATGTATTTTTTTTTTGTAATTTAAGATATCAAATTCATGTAAAATCGTCTTACCTTTGAAAGTGTTTAAAAAAATAAAATGTCAAATTCATAATGTATATCTTAGTGTAACACACTCTTGAGTATTTATTGTGTTTCTAAATTTTGGTATATATTAAGAAGAAATCTATTTTTTGTATAATAATTCTATTTAGTATATTAAATATGTTTGGATAATTATCTTTTATTATATTGATATTTCATTTTTAGTAGCATACAAATTTTTTATGGTCTAAATTTCTGAATTATTTAAAAATATACCTTGAGAATAATGGATGTAAACGGTTGGCAACATATAGCAAGATATTGATGCAAATTTCTCCAAAAAGACAAGATATTTTCTGAGTAAAAGATATTTCTTTTCATTATTATTATTTTTTAATTATCTGAGTTACTCTAACTAATCAAATCCATATTAGTTAAGTTCAAAAAAAAAAATCCATATTAGTTTATGCAATGTCACATTACATTGCATGATAATTTACAATATATACGAAAATGTTAGGTGGTTATGTGTTTTATAGAAGATTAATATTTAGGTGGGGGATAAACCAATTTCTGAACACTTTAAACTGATTTGTTTTTATAAAAAGTTGGTTAGAAAAAATGGCAAATCTCCAAAATAACACATTTCTAAGTTTATGTTACAAAAATAGCTCTTAAAAACTAAAATGACCAAAATAGCATTTTATCTTTTGAAAAATTTAATTTTTTTTTATTTTTCAAAATTTGAAATCTTATCCCCAAAATCCCACTCCCCAACTCTAAACCCTAAAACCTAAACCCTAAACCCTAAACTCTAAGCCCTAAACTCTAAATCCTAAACCCTACCCCTTAACTCTAAACACTAATGTCTAAATTAATTTACTATTGGGGTATAAGTGTATATTTATCTTTTTGATAAAACATTAAGTGCTATTTTGGTCATTTTTATTCTTAGAAGCTATATTTGTGACAAAAAATTTTGAATTTTTTACATCTAGAGACACTTTCCCACATTCAAATTACATTACAAGACACTTATCACTTGAGACACACTTTCTTTTGTCAAAAAGACTCTTATGACCCTAAATTAAAGAGAATCTCTCTCCTCTTCTTATTTCATTTTATTATTTTTCTTATTCTACTTTATGTATTTATTTACTTTTATCTCAAGTTCTAAAATATATTAAACAAAAGTAATTGTCATAATAAACTATATATAAAATTATCTATCTTTTAAGATCCATGTTCATATATATATATATATATATATTATATATATTAATGTGTAAACAAAATGTGGACGTGGACACCAAAGCGTGGATAAGAGAATTATAAATTAGTTGTGGACATAAACATCTTAACAGAATTATAAACTAGTTGTGGATATAGACAATATTCCTTCGATTTCATTCATCATCTCGGAATCTAAATTCAACTCTAATCAAAATTACATCCATCCACATCATGACAAAACGCAAATGCTTAGATGAGAAATCTCTGACATGCAAGATCTATTACTCTCCGACAAAAAGTAACGCTTCTTTGATTTTTCTCTCCGCTCATACTTACAATATCATTTCTTTCTCATCTTGATTAAAGTTTAATTGCAGATAATTTATCAATTGAGCTGAAGAAGCCAAGTATTTGTATTAGAGATAACAGAGTCTGTGTCCACGTTTTATGGTATAATTTTAGTAACATGAGTCCATGTCCACGTCCACGTATTGTTATATTGTTTTATGGAATGTAAACAGAGAGTTTATCCACGTTATCTACTATAAAGTATAAACACATTAACATCACGTATCCACACATTACTCATCATTCATCCACGTATCACTCGTCTACAAAGCATCCAAGCACGCATCACTCGTCCACAAATCACTCGTCCACAAGTGTCATTTTCATTAAAGGCAAAATTGTCCACAATCTGCTGACCCACAACAAATTGTGTCACATGTAAGAAGTGTCTCTCTAGATGTAATAGAAAGTCAAAAAGTGTCTCTTAGTGTAATCAATTTTTTAGTGCTATCTTAGAAAAAAACGTTTCATTCATATTTGATTTGTGGACTAGACAAATATATAGACGCCAATTAAACCGATTTTTAGAACACGTTGACACTATTATTAGGTGCCATCAGATTCAAAATAACAAAATCGTCGATTTAAGGCGCACGATGCGTTGGTGAACGTTAGCATATCTCCAAACTGCATTATCATTGGCCGTTATGCGTTCCACAAAGACTTAGGGTTCCGGACTCAGCGGAGGTGTCGCCACCGCTTCTCAATCGCCGGCGTAAGGCGGATCATCTAATTTACAGATCAGATGGGCGAAGAAGACGCCTTGACGGTGGATCAGAACAGTTATAATGGTGGGGAAGCTTCTTACCTCCGTAATAACAATCCCTCGCCACATCTATCTTCCAAAGTGCTTACATTGCCCACCGTATTAACCCTTGGCCGTGTAGCCGCCGTTCCGATCCTCGTCGCGAGTACGTCTAATCATCAGATCTAAACGAAAGTCTCAAACTTTTGATTAATAATCTGAATTCTTCTGTTTTTGAATGTAGCTTTCTACGTTGATTGCTGGTGGGGGAGAACTGCCACAACGAGTATCTTCGTTGCAGCAGCCGTTACAGATTGGCTTGACGGGTACATTGCGAGATGTTGTTGTGTTATTTCAGATGAGATCAGGATCTCACCGTCAAGCTTCCTACCCTTTTTCATGTTATATGAGGTGGAAGCTTGACGGTGAGATGTTGTTGTGTTATTTCAGATGAGATCAGGATCTGCGTTTGGTGCTTTTTTGGATCCAGTTGCAGATAAGGTGAGCAGAAGAAAGTCTCTTCCTTCACAAGATCATCTTTCTGATTGAAGTTATGGATATGCAGCTTATGGTAGCAGCAACATTGATATTGCTGTGCACTAAACCTATGGACGCCCTTGTCTTGGGACCAGTTCCATGGTTAGTGACTGTACCTTCAATTGCCATCATAGGTAGAGAGGTAAGGTATAGATAGTTTACTGTATGTTGCACTTACCAGCTCTTGGTTTCTAAGCTATTCCGTAATACTTTTCATTTCTAGATTACTATGTCAGCAGTAAGAGAGTGGGCTGCATCTCAAAACGGAAAGCTTTCCAAGGTAAAAGTGATCAAATTCATTCTCTGGGAGCTCTTTCTTTTTGTTACTGTTTTTTCTTTACTCATGTAAATGGAATTGATAATGTTCTTAGGCTGTTGCTGTAAATAGCTTGGGAAAGTGGAAAACTACAACGCAGATGATAGCGCTGACCATACTGCTTGCAAGCCGGGATAGCAGTTTAGAGAGGCTATTACCGCCGGGTATTGGGTTGCTCTATGTATCTGCAGGTCTCTCTATATTGTCTTTAGTTGTTTATATGAGACAGATTGTGAGAGTACTGCTAAAGAAGAAGTAGCGAGATTGCTTTTCTGGCTTTTGCGTTCAGTATATACACATAGAATGGAAGACTCGCCCAGCTCCATTTTACCTCTCTTCTTATTGAAGAAAGCACTAGAAGACTCTTATGATGCTTTAGTTCTGTTTTCAACTTTGGGTTCTGCGATCATACTCAGCTTGGTTTGGTTTTGTATAACCTCTCTGAATCACGTTGCTCCTTGCTCGCTGCACACTGAGTTTTACTAAAGCAGCAGCATGAATTTTTGGACAATGAAGGAGAAAGCAAGCAGGTGCAGTTTCATTCTAGATGGAGTCTTGCTTGGTCTCTGAGATGATGAAACAGAACAGTTGTTGCATGTCATGTAGATGCTTTTTCAATCTTTTCCTGATACAACAATATAAACATATATAAAAACAAATCTTTGATATAATATCTCAGTGGCTTCGTTTCATGTATCTTTGTGATAAGCAAATCCAAAAGCAAAAGCAAAAAAAAAAGATGAACAAATCATATCTATAAACCCGAAAGAATGACTAATCATCATCGAAAATGATGATGCAGGTGTAAAGAAAACAAAAAACAAATCCCAGACGACTCAACAGAAAACACTCTTCTTAATACTTGAAATCAGGACTTGAGAAGATGTTGACATGCTTGCTTCCGATTGTGTCTTGTAGTATTGTGATCTCCCCTTCTTTCTCTAACACTTTCTCCTCCAATCTATCTATAGTACCTCTCAACGTCTCGTTCTCTGAGCTCAACAGCATGTTCTTCTCACAGCTTTGTCTCAACTCTCTCCATATCTGGTCTCTTTCATCAGTCACTTTTGGTAACACTGATTTCAAGCTTGTTATGTCTTTCACAGCTTCCTGGAGATTTAACTCGAGCCGGTTTATGTTTTCTTCTTTCTTCAACATCTGTTGTCAAAACGATCAAAGTTAAGTAGTTAGTTACATTAGCTGGAAAATAGTTTCTTCATTCCAGGAGCCACACAAAACACACAAACATAGGACGTATTGGTATTATTATACCTGGAGCTTGAGGTCTTTCAGTTCGTGAGTCTTCACTGATAGGTTGTCTAAAGTGTTTTGAACCTCACATCTCAGAATCTCATTGCCTCGTACTGCTGCTGCTACTTCGGCTTGCAGCTGTTCAGTTTCTTGTTCCTTGGAATACAGTTTCTCCCGTAATAAACTTGTGATTAGGGTCTCAGCTCTTAGTTCTGCTCGAAGGTTTTCCTACATGAGAATAAGCTAAACGTTAGCAAAGACATAAATGAGAACGCATTAGAGAAAAATACGAAAATAAACATTTATTTCGAGACTCACTTCAACTGTTTGGTTTCTTTGTTCCTTGGGCCTACCAGTACTTGAACAAGATGATTCTGAATTTAAAGCCACCACACTGGCTACTGTTTGCAAACTAATCTTCAGGTTTTCAGTTCCACGCCTTATTCCATGGACTTTCATTTCAGATTCAATCATAAACTGCTCGCTTAACCCATCCTTCATCGAACTTGTATCCTGGCAGGTTTCAGTAAACTGATTTAGCTTCCCTTTGATGAACTTCAGTAACTTGTAGCACAAGTGGTTGCTCTCATTTAACATTGGAAGCCCTTGGTCTTGCAAGTAGCAGATACGCATCTTCAACTCATTCTCTAGCTTAAGCGTTGTAATGTCTGTCTCTTCGCCGTTTCCTTTCAATCGATTCAGCAGACAGATATTCTCCTGGCGAAGAGAGTCAGTTTCAAGCTTCATTGATTCAACTTCCTTTCTAAGTGAAAGCTCGATCCCTGTCAACCTTATCTGCTCCACCTGCAACTTCTTCACCAGTTGGTCCAGTTTCTCTGACGGTTGCTTCTTACTCTCCTCGGAAACCCCATCTCGAAGCCCCTCGATTGTCTTCTCTTGTTCTTTGCAGGTTCTCAGAAACTTCGCAACAGATTTGTGCAACTCCTTGCATTCTTGATCCTTCTCTTCAAAGTTCCTTCTTAAAAAATCAATATCTTCTGTAGCGCCTGCGTAGCTCTCTTTTATCTGGGAGAGAGTTTGCTTGAGATACGAGTTCTCATCATGCAACTCATCTGCTGCCGTGGTCAGCTCTGCAACTCTTCTCTCCAAATGTGTGATCATGCCTTTGCTCTCCGTCTCGTTTTCATGGAAAGACGATAGCTCTCTCTGAAGCGAGACATTCTGCTCAGCGAGCTCTCTGACACGCTCCAGCATCTTCCTCTCTTCAAGCTGGAATTTCTCAAGCTTTGAAGTCCACTCGCCTGACCTTCTATCAAGCTCTTTCTCCAATCCAGCCTGCAACTCGCTCCTCTCTCTCTCTATTCTCTGTATATTCAAGTCCCAATCTGACTTCACCACTCTCATTTCTTCCCTGGCAGAAGCTCTCTCAGTCATTTGTGAGCGCAAAAGATTTACATTCTCAAATGCCAACTTGAGCCTCTCATCTTCGAGATTTCTAATCGCCCCAACCAAAGATGAGACATCAAAATCACAGTCAGAAAGGCATCTCTGCTGCTCCATTTCTTCAGAGAACAGTGTCACTCTCTTCTCAGCTTCTTTAATTTTCATTTCCAGCTCTGAGTCAATATGATTTTGCTGATGCTTTCCATAGCCATGCGCATGATATTCCTTCACAGCTTCATAACGTTGAGCAGTGACATCTGAGCTTGAGTCAAAAGTTCTATCACGGGATCCACCGTAGACATCTTGAATAGTGATGGGTTCATGATTTGACTTGCCATGAGTCTCAGAGAGTCTTTCAATGACATTTCTTGCAAGCGAACGAGGCGATCCATGCCTCGATCCATTCTCCACACGGTCAGTGGAAGCTAAACGATGGCGGGTGCCTTTAGCTTCCCTAAACGAATGTGACTTCCTTTTGTCACTGAGATTGTTTGATGGAGATGTACAGTGGACTCGGGGTGGAAGCCTCCTTCGGTTAATGCTGCTAGAGACATCACTGCGTGAAGAAGTACTCTTTTGCTTGCACTGTTCTAAATGCTCTTCTCCATCAATATAACGGTCCAGAACTTTACTAGAGAGATTACTAGAACATGTAGACGAACTCCCAGATGAATCTTGTTGGACTTCAAACTGCCTCTCTCTAACTTGTCTTTCTGGAGTGAAACATCTGCCACATAATTTTCATTGCTATTAACAACAGCTAAACATGTTTAATCAAAAGAATCTGAATAGGAAGATCAAAAGCATACCGAGATGAATGATTCCGCCGCCTATCCCGGCTTAGCTCATTGGTGGAAGATTCTCCAAACTTATCAAAAGTGAAACCTGCTGAGGACAAGGAAAGGCTTCGTCTAAGAGCTGGACCACCGGAAGCCTCGCCTTGTGAGTTAGCACTATCGAACTCTTGTTCAGTCTGATTACTAGCTTGGGTTCTCATCTTGCTATCCGCTGTTTTCTCAGCATTACCAGACGAAGATCTAAAGAAGAAGAACTTCTTCATTGATGTTATCTCAAGTCAAAAGAAGATGCCAACACAACGGCACCTGGAATCAAAAGGATTGAAACATCACATTTTGCAGCAAAGAAGTGTTCTTGCATAGATAATCAAACTCAGACTTGATCATAGTAAACATGGATTGAGGCCTAACTAAAAGACCAAACTACCTTTAGCAGCTAAAAATCAGAAGGAGATGCTAACACTACTGCAGGTGGAATCAAAACATAATAAAAACCAAATCAAAGGATCGAAAGATCATATTTTGCAGTCAAAAAGAGTCTTCTTGCGAACAATTTGCATAGATAATCATAAGCTCATAACATTCGAGGTCTGCCTAACTAAAGACGAAACTACCCCTAACATCTTCAAAGCTATACCTAAAACCCTAGACACATGGAGAATCAAGGCACGAAATGGAACCTGAAACCTAGCCTGCGGAGAAACTGATGAAGAAGAAAAACGAAACAACTTTTATGCAAACTTCTTTATCAAAGAAACACAAAGAATCGCTTAATTTTTCAAAATTGAAAAAGAGAGGATCTTGGGGATTTATGGGCTTACCATAAACACCGATCTTTCGAAATTCGAACGGAGAAGAAACCAAAACGCAGATTTAGTAACGGCGTTAGATAACTGAGAGCGAGAGCGAGAGAGAGTGTGTCGTTTGACGAGGAAGAAGAATCGAAACGGCTATCTCTACTTTTGGTGGTGTGTGACTGTAATAAAGAGTATCAGTGGAGGGTATTTAAGTTAAACATTTGAATTATTTCGTTGCGCGGAAAAGCACATTGGAGAGGAGGAGCGTGGTTTATCATTTTGTTCTACTTTTGTTTAATTAATTAATTGGGTGTTCAAGGTTTTTTTTCTTAAACAAAATGTTTACAGGTTTGACTGGTGTCTATAAGTAAATATATATATATATATATATATGATTTTTAAGCTATAAGAGGTAAAATTATACGATTGGAATATAGTGAATATAAAAAGGTAATGATAAGATACATTGTTTGTTTTTTGGTTGATGATCTTTAAAACATATAAAAGATAACCATATGATATGAGTTGTTTTCTACTGAGAAGTTACTTACCATATATAAGAAAACCAAAAATGATAAAAATTTACGAGAAATTCTCTTATATAGTCTTTTTAGTTTATTTTCACAAAAACAGACTTTAAAGAAGAAAATGACCAAAATAAGTTTTACTAAAGGGTAAATATGCATTTATACCCAAGGGTTAACTAATATAGACTTAGGGTTTATATTTAAGGGGTGGAGTTTTGGGTTTAGGGTTTCAAATTTTTAAAAATAAAAAAAAATTAAAATTAAAATTTTCAAAACAAAAAGGTTCTATTTTGGTCATTTTATTTTTTTGAGTATTATTTTTGTAACAAAAACTTAAAAAGGTCTATTTGAGAGATTTGTCCAAAATTTATTTTTACTATATGTTTAAAATTAAAATGAGAAAAGTTTTTCTCTTCTTTTATAGTAGTTCAAAGCATTTAAACAATATAACAAATTATTCGGACACGTATGTAAACATGCTATTTCAAAACATGACATGAAATATTATATAATTATGGCTTTTATATAATGGCTATATATAAAAGATATTATGAATAATGTGGCACGCAAAATGTGTTATATAGCTATTATGGTTAAAAATTATAGATATCCACTATCGTGAATTTATGTATCAAAAATTCAAAATTAAGCTTCAAATGACTATCAGTTACATATTATGAATATCTGATTTTTCAGTTTGATTTGCTTTGAAATTTTTTTTATGATATTTTCAAATGTCTACGAATATTTCATCCACTATGTTCAATACTAGTAAATCTAGAAAAAACTATAGAAATTTGTTTTAAATTTTTTTACATAATA includes:
- the LOC106301030 gene encoding 227 kDa spindle- and centromere-associated protein — encoded protein: MKKFFFFRSSSGNAEKTADSKMRTQASNQTEQEFDSANSQGEASGGPALRRSLSLSSAGFTFDKFGESSTNELSRDRRRNHSSRCFTPERQVRERQFEVQQDSSGSSSTCSSNLSSKVLDRYIDGEEHLEQCKQKSTSSRSDVSSSINRRRLPPRVHCTSPSNNLSDKRKSHSFREAKGTRHRLASTDRVENGSRHGSPRSLARNVIERLSETHGKSNHEPITIQDVYGGSRDRTFDSSSDVTAQRYEAVKEYHAHGYGKHQQNHIDSELEMKIKEAEKRVTLFSEEMEQQRCLSDCDFDVSSLVGAIRNLEDERLKLAFENVNLLRSQMTERASAREEMRVVKSDWDLNIQRIERERSELQAGLEKELDRRSGEWTSKLEKFQLEERKMLERVRELAEQNVSLQRELSSFHENETESKGMITHLERRVAELTTAADELHDENSYLKQTLSQIKESYAGATEDIDFLRRNFEEKDQECKELHKSVAKFLRTCKEQEKTIEGLRDGVSEESKKQPSEKLDQLVKKLQVEQIRLTGIELSLRKEVESMKLETDSLRQENICLLNRLKGNGEETDITTLKLENELKMRICYLQDQGLPMLNESNHLCYKLLKFIKGKLNQFTETCQDTSSMKDGLSEQFMIESEMKVHGIRRGTENLKISLQTVASVVALNSESSCSSTGRPKEQRNQTVEENLRAELRAETLITSLLREKLYSKEQETEQLQAEVAAAVRGNEILRCEVQNTLDNLSVKTHELKDLKLQMLKKEENINRLELNLQEAVKDITSLKSVLPKVTDERDQIWRELRQSCEKNMLLSSENETLRGTIDRLEEKVLEKEGEITILQDTIGSKHVNIFSSPDFKY
- the LOC106301031 gene encoding CDP-diacylglycerol--glycerol-3-phosphate 3-phosphatidyltransferase 2-like, with translation MRSGSAFGAFLDPVADKLMVAATLILLCTKPMDALVLGPVPWLVTVPSIAIIGREITMSAVREWAASQNGKLSKAVAVNSLGKWKTTTQMIALTILLASRDSSLERLLPPGIGLLYVSAGLSILSLVVYMRQIVRVLLKKK